ATAAGAATTCTAGTACAACCAAGTTTCTCCAAGCTAGGTGCACCTTCTCCCAAAGGATTCAACAAAGGGTTATCCACTCCATAGGGTGAATTTGGGTAACACAAATACCAAACTTGATGGAAAAGATTATTCTCAGGCTCTATAATAGGTTCTGACCCAATTGGATAAGAGCTATGAAAATAAGGATGAATCATAATAGCTCCTAATATTTTAACATCACTAGGTAATGATTCAGTTCCAGCTTGAATTGCCATGTTATGAGTAATGTTACCACCAGCACTATCACCACCAATGAAAACCCTAGCAAAATCGCCATGTTCAATCAACCATGGTTCTGGATTGTTGAGGGTGTTATTGGCATGAGAAGATACCCATTTGAGTGCAGCCCAACAGTCATGGTAACATGCAGGGACAAGATGCTCAGGAGCAAGACGATACTCGACCGACACGATGATAATGTTTGCTTCTGATGCTAAGGTTTTCAGATGTTCATGGTAGAGCTGAGAGAATGCGGATTCGAAGAGGAGTGCGCCGCCGTGAAAATAGACCAAGATCGGAAATTTGGAAGATGGGTTTGTGATTTTTGGAAGGTAGATTCGAGATGGAACTGGGGGGTTGTTTGGGATTACAATGTCTTTGGAGGAATGTCCTGTTTTTGGGTCATTGAGAATTGGAGGAACAAAAGGAGATTGTACTGGTCTCTCTATTGAACCGTCGCTAAAGATACGGATGAATGTTCCCATTTCTTCAGTAACTATCTCTTTAGTGAGGGTTTTTGGTGTGGTGGGTGTTGTGGAAGCCATgatcaaatgaagaagaaaagcttGGTTGAAGGAGTTGAAGGTGTGATGTTTTTCTTTGTGATATGATAAGATGGAATTTATAAGATAAAAGGTTAATGCACATTTGGATAATTTTGTCATTTGATGGTAAAAATAACAATATTTGGTAAATAGATATTTAATTATacttttactttatttttgtttaaaaacaaTTTCTAAAGTTTTTCCTTATATTTGGTAATTATACTTTTACTTTAttggtaaataaatttttatattggATGAAATAAAGTTTTTccttattttaaaaagtttaatgtTGAAAgtcaaatatattaaataataaaaatataaagtatatatcttaatt
Above is a window of Vicia villosa cultivar HV-30 ecotype Madison, WI unplaced genomic scaffold, Vvil1.0 ctg.000334F_1_1_3, whole genome shotgun sequence DNA encoding:
- the LOC131626923 gene encoding 2-hydroxyisoflavanone dehydratase-like → MASTTPTTPKTLTKEIVTEEMGTFIRIFSDGSIERPVQSPFVPPILNDPKTGHSSKDIVIPNNPPVPSRIYLPKITNPSSKFPILVYFHGGALLFESAFSQLYHEHLKTLASEANIIIVSVEYRLAPEHLVPACYHDCWAALKWVSSHANNTLNNPEPWLIEHGDFARVFIGGDSAGGNITHNMAIQAGTESLPSDVKILGAIMIHPYFHSSYPIGSEPIIEPENNLFHQVWYLCYPNSPYGVDNPLLNPLGEGAPSLEKLGCTRILICVAEKDKLRDRGVWYLENVKKSGWNGKLELFEEKDENHVYHLLKPESESARKFIQRLVTFVQE